CCCTGGTCCTCGTGATGCTGCTGGGCGCCATGTCGGCCTACGTCCTGGCCCGCTTCAGGTTCTGGGGCAACCGCTTCATCTACATCCTGCTGCTGGCAGGCAACACCTTCCCGGTCTTCCTGGCCATGGTGCCCCTGTTCAAGATGCTCGAGAACATGCACCTGCTGAACACCCTGTTCGGCCTGATCCTCACGTACGTGGGCTTCGCCCTGGCCTTCACCGTGTTCTTCCTGCACAGCTTCTTCAAGAACCTGCCGGGTGAGATCGCGGAAGCCGCCGCGATCGACGGTGCGGGCGAGTGGCGGACCTTCTTCCAGATCATGCTTCCGATGGCCAAGCCGGGCCTCGCGTCCGTGGCGATCTTCAACTTCCTGGGTCTGTGGAACCAGTTCCTCATCCCGGTGACGATCAACGCCGCCGGTCCGAAGGTGCTCTCGCAGTCCCTGGCGGCCTTCGCGCAGCAGATGGGATACGCCGTCGACTTCGGCGCACTGTTCGCCGCGGTCACCATCACGGTGATCCCGGTCCTGGTGGTCTACATCATCTTCCAGCGTCAGCTGCAGGGCTCGGTGTCGCAGGGCACGTCCCGCTAGACATCGAGCCCTGGCCCTGCACGACGGCCGGACTCTCCAAAGCCCCGAATCAAGGCCCCCGAACCGCACGACGGTCCGGGGGCCTTGCCGTACCCCCCACCCCACCCGTACCCCGCCTCGCCCCTCTCCTCCTTCCATCGACTGCTCCATAGGATGTCGTTTTCGAGGGAAATCGGGGCGGAATGACCTCCTATGGAGCAGTCGATAGGGGCTGTGGATAACCGGACGCATCATCAGCGGATTCGGTGTTTGATGTGGTTCATGACGATCAAGAGACCGCTGCCCGGGGCGGAGCTGACAGGTCCTTTTGGAACGCGGTCCGCCGCGAGTTCGGGCTACTCGACCCGGGTGCTCCGTCGTCTGGAAGCGCAGCGTCTCGGCAAGGGGGTCTGGTCGTGGTCCTTGGCGGAGGTCAATGGTGTTCCAGAAGGCCTGAGCGGCGCCGCCCTCGCGCAGTGGATCGCTCCGTTCCTCGAGACCAACCGCGGCGTGGCGGCCTCGCTCTGGACAGCTGCCAGGATCTGGGAACTGCCCGTGTGGGACCGGGGCGATCGACGGATCCACGTCCTCCGGCCCGACACCGCCGCCGACCTCGCACGGCCTTTCGTCGAAGCCCATCGGGCCAGGCTCCTTCCGGGGGAGGTGTGCTGGTTCGAGGGCGTTCCGGTCACCACCCCGGCCCGGACGTGGCTCGATCTCGCCGCCGTCGTGACGCTGGAGGACCTCGTGGTGGCGGGGGATGCCTGCATCCGGATCCCGCGGCCGGACTTCGAACCCCGGACCGAGCCGCACGCCACGCTCGAGCAGCTCAGCGGCGTCGTGCGGGGCCATCGGGGCAAGCGGGGGATCAGCTCCGCGCGGGCAGCCCTTGATCTGCTCAGGATGGGGGCTGACTCGCCCCAGGAGACGCTGCTGCGGTTGGCGTTCGAGCGGGCCGGGTTCCCGGAGCCGTCGGTGAATCCTCGGGTCACGGTGCCCGGGTCCGGGGACGAGTTCCAGCCGGATCTGGCCTTCACTGAGTACCGGGTCGGAGTGGAATACGACGGCGAGCACCACAGCGCGGTCGCGCAGGTGGGGCGGGACATCCGGAGAGCGGAGAAGTACGCGCGGACGGGATGGCTGGAAGTGAGGCTCTCGAAAGAGCACACGCTGGACGACCATCGGCTCGCGATCCGGAAGGTCCGTGACGCCCTGGTATCCCGTGGCTGGCGAAAGGCCGCTTAAACAACCATCGACTGCTCCATAGGATGCCGGAATCCGCCGGAAAGGGCGGAAAACGACATCCTATGGAGCAGTCGATGAGGGGAAGGGTCAGCCGAAGTACTTCGGCAGGGTCCCCTCGTGGGCTTCGCGGAGGGCGCCGAGCGGGAGGGAATCCACGCCGTTGATCTCCAGAGCGCCGGAGGCGGAGTCCACCACACCGATGCGGGCGTGGGCGAATCCGCGGGCCGTGCACATGTCGTTGAAGCGGACTTCCTCGCTCCGCGGCACGGACACGATGGCCCGGGCCTGGGACTCGGAGAACAGCAGCGTGAACAGGTCCACGCCATCGCGTTCCGCGACCTCATCGAGGCCGATCCGGGCGCCGACGTTGTAGCGCAGTGCCGACTCCACGAGAGCCGCGGCCAGGCCGCCCTCGGAGAGGTCGTGCGCGGCGTCGACCATGCCGTCACGGGAGGCGTTGATCAGGATCTCACCCAGCGTGCGCTCGGCGGCGAGGTCCACGCGAGGCGGCAGGCCGCCCAGGTGACCGCGCAGCTTCGACCACTCGGAGCCGTCCAGTTCGGCCGCCGTCGTGCCCAGGAGGTAGATGGCCTGGCCATCCTCACGCCAGCCGGACGGGGTGCGGCGCGCGACGTCGTCGAGCTTGCCGAGCACCGCGACCACGGGGGAGGGGTGGATCGGCGTGGTGCCGGTCTGGTTGTACAGGGAGACGTTGCCGCCCGTGACCGGGACACCCAGCTCCATGCAGGCGTCCGAGAGGCCCCGGATGGACTCGGCGAGCTGCCACATGACGTCCGGGTCCTCGGGGGAGCCGAAGTTCAGGCAGTCGGAGACCGCCATCGGCACGGCGCCGCCGGTGGCCACGTTGCGGTAGGCCTCGGCCAGCGCCAGCTGCGCGCCCTGGTACGGATCCAGGTAGGTGTAGCGGCCGTTGGCGTCGGTGGAGAGCGCCACGCCCAGACCGGTCTCCTCGTCCACGCGGACCACGCCGGCGTCGTCCGGGAAGGCCAGGGCGGTGTTGCCGCCCACGTAGCGGTCGTACTGCTTGGTGATCCAGGACTTGTCGCACATGTTCGGCGACGCGACCAGCTCGGTCACGGCGGCGGCGAGTTCGCCGGAGGTGGCGGGGCGGCCGGCGTCCTGCACCGAACCGGTGAAGGTGTCCGCCTGCAGGGCGTCCTGCCAGG
The nucleotide sequence above comes from Arthrobacter woluwensis. Encoded proteins:
- a CDS encoding carbohydrate ABC transporter permease, with the translated sequence MSILNKTRAPEGHVERRAESTVSDRVVAGSSHVVLILWSAIVVLPLLWTFMSSFKSSAEIFASPFALPSVWHFDNYTRAWTEAGIGQAFGNSLILVGASLVLVMLLGAMSAYVLARFRFWGNRFIYILLLAGNTFPVFLAMVPLFKMLENMHLLNTLFGLILTYVGFALAFTVFFLHSFFKNLPGEIAEAAAIDGAGEWRTFFQIMLPMAKPGLASVAIFNFLGLWNQFLIPVTINAAGPKVLSQSLAAFAQQMGYAVDFGALFAAVTITVIPVLVVYIIFQRQLQGSVSQGTSR